The following are encoded in a window of Spirochaeta cellobiosiphila DSM 17781 genomic DNA:
- the ftsW gene encoding putative lipid II flippase FtsW yields the protein MSKLFSIEKTIDRQVDYPLVSTFILLLGIGTTTMYSASSYLGELLFQDSSHFLVNHLIRLCIGGLLTVVLIYIPINLLKKYLIHIMALSLVLLVLTYIPFISKEILGARRWIYLGPFSFQPSELVKLTLLIYLSYNFSKNENRTGEPHNTLIPPLVVLLFYVGFVYLQNDFSTSIFILLLGFLMFFVSGVSFRYILPIVFVSIPMSFIFLFSKPYRVTRLISFLFPYMDPSGSGYQILASKKALSLGGLWGLGPGAGVRKLGKLPEVYSDFIFAALGEELGYIGIVFVLFLFIFLAYRGFLIAKSASDRFQFYLATGITISIVLQVFLNVAVVSGLVPSTGIPLPFFSYGGSNILVTMMMIGILINISRGSDLSEQQLFSELSHG from the coding sequence ATGAGTAAGTTATTTTCGATAGAGAAAACTATTGATAGGCAAGTTGATTATCCTTTGGTATCAACATTTATCCTCTTATTAGGTATCGGTACAACAACTATGTATTCAGCCTCTTCCTATTTGGGAGAATTACTTTTTCAAGATAGTTCACATTTTCTTGTTAATCATCTCATTCGACTATGTATTGGTGGTTTGTTAACAGTTGTATTAATATATATACCAATAAATTTATTGAAGAAATATCTTATTCACATAATGGCTCTTTCCCTAGTACTTCTCGTATTAACCTATATTCCTTTTATTAGTAAGGAAATATTGGGCGCTAGAAGATGGATATATTTAGGTCCTTTTTCTTTTCAACCATCAGAATTAGTTAAACTAACATTATTGATTTATTTATCCTATAATTTCAGTAAGAATGAGAATAGAACTGGTGAACCCCATAATACATTAATTCCCCCATTAGTTGTCTTGCTTTTTTATGTCGGATTTGTATATTTACAAAATGATTTTTCTACTAGTATTTTTATTCTTCTTCTAGGTTTTTTGATGTTTTTTGTTTCTGGAGTAAGTTTTAGATATATATTACCTATTGTTTTTGTCTCAATTCCTATGTCTTTTATATTTCTGTTCAGTAAACCATATCGTGTTACAAGATTAATTAGTTTTTTGTTTCCCTATATGGATCCTAGTGGATCAGGCTATCAAATATTAGCGTCAAAAAAAGCATTGTCCCTTGGTGGTTTATGGGGATTAGGACCGGGTGCAGGTGTAAGGAAATTAGGAAAACTGCCAGAGGTTTATTCTGACTTTATATTTGCTGCATTAGGAGAAGAACTTGGCTATATAGGAATCGTTTTTGTTCTTTTTCTCTTTATTTTCCTAGCATATAGAGGTTTTCTTATTGCTAAATCTGCATCAGATAGATTTCAGTTTTATCTAGCAACTGGAATAACAATAAGCATAGTATTACAAGTTTTCCTTAATGTAGCTGTTGTTAGTGGACTAGTCCCTTCAACAGGAATTCCTCTTCCTTTTTTTTCATACGGTGGTAGTAATATTCTAGTAACAATGATGATGATTGGTATATTAATTAACATATCAAGAGGAAGTGACCTTTCTGAACAACAACTATTTAGTGAGCTTAGCCATGGTTAG
- the mraY gene encoding phospho-N-acetylmuramoyl-pentapeptide-transferase, translated as MFLELLYPLVKYFTAFNVFQYISFRSAYAAVTALFISFIFGPKIIMLLKKLKAGQEIREDGPQTHLVKAGTPTMGGILIILAIVVSILLWMDLHNIFTWIILTSLIGFGILGFIDDSLKIFQKNSKGLSPRLKLTGQIFIAGIIVIWTYCTNGPQSSVLYLPFVKKPVLDLGLLYIPFGIFFLVGFSNAVNLTDGLDGLATGLVMMAGIGFAIITYLSGRLDYSSYLQIPFLPGSGELSIFSFALVGACVGFLWFNTHPAEVMMGDTGSLALGGVLGTLSLLIKKEILLLIIGGVFVLETLSVMIQVFYFKRTGKRIFRMAPLHHHFELSGWAESKVVIRMWILGGLFVILALSTLKLQ; from the coding sequence ATGTTTTTAGAGCTTTTATATCCATTAGTTAAGTATTTTACTGCTTTTAATGTGTTTCAATACATAAGCTTTAGATCTGCATATGCAGCGGTGACAGCTTTATTTATTAGTTTTATTTTCGGACCGAAAATAATAATGTTATTAAAAAAGCTTAAAGCTGGACAGGAAATACGAGAGGATGGGCCTCAAACACATCTTGTAAAAGCGGGAACACCTACTATGGGAGGAATCTTAATCATTCTGGCCATAGTAGTATCGATATTGTTGTGGATGGACTTACATAACATTTTTACTTGGATAATATTAACTTCTTTAATTGGTTTTGGTATCTTAGGTTTTATAGATGATAGTCTGAAAATATTCCAAAAAAATTCTAAAGGTCTATCCCCACGATTGAAACTCACTGGACAAATATTTATTGCTGGTATAATCGTAATATGGACATATTGTACTAATGGTCCACAATCCTCTGTTCTCTATCTACCTTTTGTAAAAAAGCCTGTACTGGATCTGGGGTTATTATATATTCCCTTCGGGATATTTTTCCTTGTAGGTTTTTCAAATGCGGTAAATTTAACTGATGGCTTGGATGGTCTTGCAACAGGTTTAGTAATGATGGCTGGAATTGGATTTGCAATTATTACATATTTATCTGGTCGTTTAGATTATTCTTCCTATTTACAGATTCCCTTTTTGCCTGGTTCCGGAGAGCTTAGTATTTTTAGTTTTGCATTAGTAGGTGCTTGTGTAGGATTCTTATGGTTCAATACACACCCTGCGGAAGTTATGATGGGAGACACAGGCTCTCTTGCCTTAGGGGGAGTTCTTGGCACACTTTCTTTATTGATAAAGAAAGAAATTTTATTGTTAATTATAGGTGGTGTTTTTGTATTAGAAACATTAAGTGTGATGATTCAAGTTTTTTATTTTAAACGTACTGGTAAGAGAATCTTTCGAATGGCACCATTACACCATCATTTTGAATTGTCAGGTTGGGCGGAAAGCAAAGTAGTGATAAGAATGTGGATACTAGGAGGTTTGTTTGTTATATTGGCTTTAAGTACATTAAAGCTTCAATAA
- a CDS encoding M23 family metallopeptidase has protein sequence MITQNIYSFDWPLENPVIVSQFASPQNGQFSKGIYFSGTGMVHAIENGKVIYTNSELPFSSSLPKPLGNMVIIEHSNGYRSIYGNFEKSPFLDENVFSGDVIGYVQSNDSGLYLSLIDIELGKVIQPLLLLPSSADNIKPVLNYVLIEDQNKSSKLTRNGILSDGYKIIKLSTWDLTPGTRVHLLPYKITAYLNGSVLSDITFSGLVSKDGEVVLDQNNMPSVVDLFDENGLIILGREYLSPGENELEIIVKDYFSNTLTQVFPFKVRY, from the coding sequence TTGATCACACAAAATATATATAGCTTTGATTGGCCTTTAGAGAATCCAGTAATCGTAAGTCAATTTGCTTCACCCCAAAATGGTCAATTCAGTAAAGGAATATATTTTAGTGGAACCGGAATGGTCCATGCCATTGAGAATGGGAAAGTTATATACACAAATAGTGAACTTCCCTTTTCCTCTTCATTGCCTAAACCTCTTGGAAATATGGTAATTATAGAGCACAGTAATGGATATAGATCTATCTATGGTAATTTTGAAAAGAGTCCCTTTTTGGACGAAAATGTCTTCTCAGGAGATGTTATTGGATATGTTCAATCTAACGATTCAGGTTTATATCTATCCTTGATAGATATTGAGTTAGGAAAAGTCATTCAACCTCTTTTACTTCTGCCTAGTAGTGCTGATAATATCAAACCGGTTTTAAATTATGTATTAATCGAGGATCAAAACAAGTCTTCTAAATTGACTAGAAACGGTATCCTTTCAGACGGGTATAAAATAATAAAGCTTAGTACTTGGGATCTCACTCCCGGTACTCGTGTCCACTTACTTCCATATAAAATAACAGCTTATCTAAATGGTAGTGTTTTAAGTGATATAACTTTTTCGGGATTAGTATCTAAAGATGGTGAAGTAGTGCTTGACCAAAATAATATGCCTTCAGTTGTAGATCTTTTTGATGAGAATGGATTAATAATACTAGGTAGGGAATATTTAAGTCCTGGTGAAAATGAATTAGAAATAATTGTAAAAGACTATTTTTCTAACACTTTAACTCAGGTATTTCCATTTAAAGTTCGATATTGA
- a CDS encoding DUF4912 domain-containing protein: MTEERLQTLSVDELHLVAEKYSIPDFDDLSRSELISLLLEIMEDDKSDRNSDNNSIISIEKKKYDIFRDEEIDFEDVSQFELPAYYNETELTFMLRDPSWAFAFWNISPKELDEYQKSSDFEELFFRVYELNSEIYNSSNIIDYYDIPLSLKDTSRYINLPHAEMFYCLDLKIRFEESEKLILRSDVLFSPKDTFKSEEGEDLNKIKKILKLSGLYSSSVSSFGISSFGEGPDGRRIPQRIISFADVQTFRPKG; the protein is encoded by the coding sequence ATGACTGAAGAGAGGCTACAAACACTTTCTGTTGATGAACTTCATCTTGTAGCTGAAAAATATAGCATTCCTGATTTTGACGATCTAAGTCGTTCAGAACTGATTTCTCTTTTGTTAGAAATAATGGAAGACGACAAGAGTGACAGAAATTCTGATAACAACTCAATAATTTCTATTGAAAAGAAGAAATATGATATATTCAGGGATGAAGAGATAGACTTTGAAGATGTAAGTCAGTTTGAACTTCCTGCTTATTATAATGAGACAGAACTTACTTTTATGTTAAGAGATCCTTCGTGGGCTTTTGCCTTTTGGAACATTTCTCCTAAGGAATTAGATGAGTATCAAAAATCATCAGATTTCGAAGAATTGTTTTTTAGAGTCTATGAGTTGAACTCTGAAATCTATAATTCGAGTAATATAATCGATTACTATGACATCCCCCTTAGCTTAAAAGATACTAGTCGTTATATAAATTTACCTCATGCAGAAATGTTTTATTGTTTGGATTTGAAAATTAGATTTGAAGAAAGCGAAAAATTAATATTACGTTCAGATGTTCTTTTTAGTCCCAAAGACACTTTTAAAAGTGAAGAGGGTGAAGATCTGAACAAGATAAAAAAAATACTTAAATTATCAGGTTTGTATTCATCAAGTGTCTCTTCATTTGGGATCTCATCTTTTGGTGAAGGTCCAGATGGTAGGAGAATACCACAACGCATTATATCTTTTGCAGATGTACAAACATTTCGACCTAAGGGATAG
- the mraZ gene encoding division/cell wall cluster transcriptional repressor MraZ: MITGEHRVSLDDKGRLLIPSKIRNELSEGSIVLTKGIDKCLWMFPLVEWERIASLIMEKTSAFNRTGRALQRRIIAPSQEIEIDKAGRINIGNILREYADLTKDCVVLGVKNYLEIWDETRYKEFIDNSDSDFLEAAEELGDFLNPQQIG; the protein is encoded by the coding sequence ATGATTACTGGTGAACATCGTGTCTCATTGGATGATAAAGGCAGACTCTTAATTCCTAGTAAAATACGAAATGAGCTTTCAGAAGGTTCAATAGTATTAACAAAAGGGATTGATAAATGTCTTTGGATGTTCCCTTTGGTTGAATGGGAGAGAATCGCTTCTCTTATTATGGAAAAGACAAGTGCTTTTAACAGAACTGGTAGAGCATTGCAAAGAAGAATTATTGCTCCTTCACAAGAAATTGAAATAGATAAAGCTGGCAGGATAAATATAGGCAATATACTGCGTGAATATGCAGATTTAACTAAGGATTGTGTAGTGCTTGGTGTAAAAAACTACCTAGAGATATGGGATGAGACAAGATATAAGGAATTTATAGATAACTCTGACTCTGACTTTTTAGAAGCTGCAGAAGAACTCGGTGATTTTCTTAATCCCCAACAAATAGGATGA
- a CDS encoding UDP-N-acetylmuramoyl-tripeptide--D-alanyl-D-alanine ligase yields the protein MAFRISEIVATNMGTFFRKPKEDNYFDKVQVDSRKIKSGDAFWALPGKKVDGHNFIEIAIESGATLLCIRGDMYQEFQSDWERLFHKEDLVVWIVDDTLSALHTLAKQRMSKYQGLRIGVTGSNGKTSTKEMLASVMTRWKTTFVTPGNLNGDIGLPMSVLEMNSECDIAIFEMGTNQLGEISLLADIVKPQFAIVTNIGSAHIGIFKTKDHIAKEKSEIFKYFNDESIAVTDHSPEILNIIKKYPGKYYTYDLSKLEIISLDFEGSQFVYKDQKYQLNLLGLHNIHNAMEVIELASMLNVPTPCIVDGLASVEADFGRLEVIREGTHTFVQDCYNSNLESMSALITLLNTLTTRDKNLILIVGGMKELGEHTEEQHQQLGEKLHSVKFNQLYLIGTETINIYKSFDEPLNVYWARSVDPVVDQIINNITDNSLVVVKGSRSYELEKIYNKYHSQGTY from the coding sequence ATGGCTTTTAGAATTAGTGAAATCGTAGCAACAAATATGGGAACTTTCTTTAGAAAACCAAAGGAGGACAATTATTTTGATAAAGTACAAGTAGATTCAAGAAAGATTAAGAGCGGTGATGCTTTCTGGGCTTTACCTGGTAAAAAAGTAGATGGTCATAATTTTATTGAAATAGCGATAGAATCTGGAGCTACATTGTTATGTATTCGGGGGGATATGTATCAAGAATTCCAATCTGACTGGGAGAGGTTATTTCATAAAGAAGATTTGGTCGTGTGGATAGTGGATGATACTTTATCTGCTTTACATACCTTAGCTAAACAGAGAATGTCTAAATATCAAGGTCTACGGATAGGAGTTACTGGTAGTAATGGAAAAACAAGCACTAAAGAGATGCTTGCTTCTGTAATGACTCGATGGAAGACTACATTTGTAACACCAGGAAATTTAAATGGTGATATAGGTTTACCAATGTCTGTTTTAGAAATGAACTCAGAATGTGATATTGCTATATTTGAGATGGGTACTAACCAATTAGGTGAGATCTCCCTTCTTGCAGACATCGTAAAGCCGCAGTTTGCAATAGTAACAAATATTGGATCTGCACATATTGGTATATTTAAAACGAAAGACCATATAGCCAAAGAAAAATCAGAGATTTTTAAATATTTTAATGATGAATCAATCGCTGTGACTGATCATAGTCCGGAAATATTAAATATTATAAAAAAATATCCAGGGAAATATTATACATATGACCTCTCAAAATTAGAAATTATCAGTTTAGATTTTGAAGGTTCTCAATTCGTATATAAAGATCAGAAGTATCAATTAAATCTATTGGGTCTTCATAATATTCACAATGCTATGGAAGTCATTGAGTTAGCCAGTATGTTAAATGTTCCTACTCCTTGTATAGTAGATGGCCTGGCTTCTGTTGAAGCTGATTTTGGAAGATTAGAAGTTATCAGAGAGGGCACTCATACTTTTGTCCAAGACTGTTACAATTCCAATCTCGAATCTATGTCAGCCCTAATAACGCTATTGAATACATTAACTACAAGGGATAAAAATCTCATCCTAATAGTAGGGGGAATGAAAGAGTTAGGTGAACATACGGAAGAACAACATCAACAACTTGGAGAAAAACTTCATTCTGTTAAATTTAACCAGTTGTATTTGATTGGTACAGAAACCATTAATATATATAAAAGTTTTGATGAACCCTTAAATGTTTATTGGGCGCGATCTGTAGATCCTGTGGTTGATCAAATAATTAACAATATCACAGATAATTCATTGGTTGTTGTCAAAGGATCAAGAAGTTATGAACTTGAAAAAATATATAACAAATACCACAGTCAAGGAACTTATTAA
- a CDS encoding class I SAM-dependent methyltransferase — translation MKTYSTTPGVEEKKLINCHICGSSSFKQHWVCEGFIFKKCKDCGVLLQNPQPVPQALIDRYSDEYFDYEIENEEAFYKLMELGLNDIDFYKLTETWNKNNSKFLDVGCATGKLLESKKKEGWIVKGVEVCQPAVDYGRKVRGVDIFHGTIEQAPFKDGEFDFIHFSHVIEHIPDPIKFMNSIRRVCSKDGYVAITTPNYNSLQARLFKKDWRSAIADHVYLYSEKTLVKLLKSTGFKIIKVRTWGGLAKGVGPKFLKKILDPLSKRVGFGDVIMVLAIPV, via the coding sequence ATGAAAACCTATAGCACGACTCCTGGCGTTGAGGAGAAAAAATTAATTAATTGTCATATTTGTGGTTCCTCGAGTTTTAAACAACATTGGGTCTGTGAAGGATTTATATTTAAAAAGTGTAAAGACTGCGGTGTCTTGTTACAAAATCCACAGCCAGTTCCTCAAGCTCTAATAGATAGATATTCCGATGAATATTTTGATTATGAAATAGAGAATGAAGAAGCTTTTTATAAATTAATGGAACTAGGGCTTAATGATATTGATTTCTATAAACTTACAGAGACGTGGAACAAAAATAATAGTAAGTTTTTAGATGTTGGGTGTGCTACGGGCAAATTGTTAGAATCTAAAAAGAAAGAAGGTTGGATAGTAAAGGGAGTAGAAGTTTGTCAACCAGCTGTTGACTATGGTAGAAAAGTAAGAGGTGTGGATATTTTTCATGGGACAATTGAGCAGGCCCCCTTTAAGGATGGTGAATTTGATTTTATTCATTTTAGTCATGTTATTGAGCATATTCCCGATCCAATAAAATTTATGAATAGTATTAGAAGAGTATGTAGTAAGGATGGTTATGTTGCCATTACTACACCCAACTATAACAGTTTACAAGCAAGACTTTTTAAAAAGGACTGGAGATCAGCTATTGCTGATCACGTATATCTATATAGTGAAAAAACTCTAGTTAAATTACTGAAATCTACAGGCTTTAAGATAATTAAAGTACGAACTTGGGGTGGTTTAGCTAAAGGTGTTGGGCCTAAGTTTTTAAAAAAAATCTTAGATCCCCTTTCAAAAAGAGTAGGTTTTGGTGATGTGATAATGGTATTGGCCATTCCTGTCTAG
- a CDS encoding cell division protein FtsQ/DivIB, whose product MKIIIFILVLFLIFELFFYLVISPRLRVTSIVVESEISLNEKQIKTIAGLNQPIYFYSLQVDQIESRLETVPVVRKAVVSKQFPGKLKIVLYKRQPLFISLIGNKGNTIPVMFDTEGIAYEWDRDIKDFNYPIISGLQFENIEPGMDLPSILDPLVKNLVAIKEDNPNLFYFISELRIQKKGDNDFDLLLYPNRWPLPVRIGSDFNIETLKQVLIVLDVMNQQKHLPQEIDMRTDHVVYSQKER is encoded by the coding sequence TTGAAAATAATAATTTTTATACTAGTTTTGTTTTTGATTTTTGAACTTTTCTTTTATCTTGTTATAAGTCCAAGATTAAGGGTAACAAGCATAGTAGTGGAATCTGAAATATCCTTAAATGAAAAACAAATTAAAACAATTGCTGGTTTGAACCAACCAATATATTTTTACTCTTTACAAGTAGACCAAATCGAAAGTAGATTAGAAACGGTTCCTGTCGTTAGAAAAGCTGTCGTTTCTAAACAGTTTCCAGGTAAATTAAAAATTGTACTATATAAAAGACAACCATTATTTATTTCTCTTATTGGAAATAAAGGAAATACAATTCCTGTAATGTTTGATACCGAAGGTATTGCCTATGAATGGGATAGGGATATAAAAGACTTTAATTATCCTATTATTTCGGGACTGCAATTTGAAAATATTGAACCAGGAATGGATTTGCCCTCTATTTTGGATCCTCTTGTTAAAAACTTGGTAGCAATAAAAGAGGATAATCCTAATTTATTTTATTTTATATCAGAGTTAAGGATTCAAAAAAAAGGTGATAATGATTTTGATTTACTTTTGTATCCAAATAGATGGCCACTTCCCGTTCGAATAGGAAGTGATTTTAATATAGAAACATTAAAACAAGTTTTAATTGTATTGGACGTTATGAATCAACAGAAGCATTTACCACAGGAAATTGATATGAGGACAGACCATGTTGTGTACAGTCAGAAGGAGAGATAG
- a CDS encoding septum formation initiator family protein, which yields MNKNKLLYPIMALSFPLFLFVNIHQTVKYRNLEKEVAFLEDEQQRLIEENKKALAAVALLASPERVEKIAVNELSLKPLDTDNRTQIYIQSTGTQ from the coding sequence ATGAACAAAAATAAATTATTGTATCCCATCATGGCTTTAAGCTTTCCTCTATTTTTATTTGTCAATATTCATCAAACAGTGAAATATAGGAACTTAGAAAAAGAAGTCGCATTCTTAGAAGATGAACAACAAAGATTGATTGAAGAAAATAAAAAAGCTCTCGCAGCGGTAGCACTATTAGCTAGTCCGGAACGTGTAGAAAAGATAGCTGTGAATGAATTAAGCCTTAAACCATTAGATACTGATAATAGAACACAAATATATATACAATCGACTGGAACACAATAA
- the rsmH gene encoding 16S rRNA (cytosine(1402)-N(4))-methyltransferase RsmH, whose translation MEIIHTPVMLNEVKQYLDISGLPSPLVIDGTMGEGGHSEMFLSEFPEAYVIGIDRDANIQKKAKERLAVYGNRVNYVNDWFDHFFANYSLERKADRILLDLGISVYHYVESDRGFSFGLDEPLDMRLNMDSNLKASDIVNEWDEESIANLIFKLGEERYSRSIARAIVKRRKISTITNSKELAEIIFTSVPVKYRHGRIHPATRTFQALRIQVNNELSRIETVVQDALTNLNIGGRLGIITFHSLEDRIVKNAFKFQAQKCVCPPEYPKCICSGKPAVKILTRKPVIPTEEEIKNNSPSRSAKFRVCEKVGATKYEQK comes from the coding sequence ATGGAAATTATACATACACCAGTGATGTTAAATGAGGTTAAACAGTATCTAGATATTTCTGGATTACCTAGTCCACTTGTTATAGATGGAACAATGGGAGAGGGGGGACATTCAGAAATGTTCTTAAGTGAGTTCCCTGAAGCTTATGTTATAGGTATTGATAGAGATGCAAATATTCAAAAAAAAGCTAAAGAGCGTTTAGCTGTATATGGAAATAGAGTTAATTATGTAAACGATTGGTTTGACCACTTTTTTGCTAATTATAGTCTAGAGCGTAAAGCTGATAGAATTTTGTTGGATCTAGGAATTTCTGTATATCATTATGTCGAAAGTGACAGAGGTTTTTCTTTTGGTCTTGATGAACCGTTAGATATGCGACTAAATATGGATTCTAACTTAAAAGCCTCTGATATTGTAAATGAATGGGATGAAGAAAGCATTGCCAATTTAATATTTAAATTGGGTGAGGAGCGATATAGCCGTTCTATAGCCAGAGCTATAGTAAAGAGACGAAAAATCTCTACTATTACAAATAGTAAGGAATTGGCTGAAATAATCTTTACTTCTGTACCTGTTAAATATAGACATGGTCGAATCCATCCAGCAACCAGGACCTTTCAAGCTTTAAGGATTCAAGTTAACAATGAATTATCAAGAATAGAGACTGTTGTTCAAGACGCATTGACTAACTTAAACATTGGAGGTCGTTTGGGTATTATCACATTTCACTCTTTAGAGGATAGAATTGTAAAAAATGCATTTAAATTTCAAGCTCAAAAATGTGTGTGCCCTCCTGAATACCCTAAATGTATTTGTAGTGGGAAACCGGCAGTAAAAATTCTAACCAGAAAACCAGTAATTCCGACTGAAGAAGAAATTAAAAACAATTCGCCCTCAAGAAGCGCAAAATTTAGAGTCTGTGAAAAAGTAGGAGCAACTAAATATGAACAAAAATAA
- a CDS encoding glycoside hydrolase family 57 protein, with protein sequence MNKATLTFVLHAHLPFVRHPEFDSFLEEKWLFEAINETYLPLLRVFERLERDNIPFKLTMSISPTLSSMLEDELLQQRYLTHLDSLIELSQKEVERNKGNEQFLTLSKMYLDLFESNKKDFLKYKNRILKGFIYYQKLGFIEIITTSATHAFLPLYKKYKKNISAQIQVALDHHSLLFGKPPKGFWLPECGYFQGVESYLRDSGIDYTFAAAHGLIFADNSPIDGVYAPIKTPDGVSFFARDLQSTTAVWSSEEGYPGDPSYREFYRDIGWDLPLDYIEPYIEQGKIRVNTGLKYYAITGKTDNKQPYRPIDAYEKVREHADNFLYNRSKQVAKLEPLMDKAPNIVCPFDAELFGHWWFEGPLWLEEVFRGIASGAYNLELTTPSEYLENHPSPQVATPSFSSWGNKGYAEVWLDGSNDWIYPHTHKIIQRMQELAGRFPDVTGRKERVLNQAAREVLLSQASDWPFIIKTGTTVPYATKRVKEHIFNFNQIYDTMCRNAVSTEWLTKLEKKNNLFPKIDYRIFLDQES encoded by the coding sequence ATGAATAAGGCAACATTAACTTTTGTTCTACATGCTCATTTACCTTTTGTAAGGCATCCAGAGTTTGATTCATTTCTTGAAGAAAAATGGTTATTTGAGGCTATTAATGAAACTTATCTCCCATTATTGAGAGTATTTGAACGTTTAGAACGAGATAATATTCCGTTTAAATTAACAATGTCGATTTCTCCTACTTTATCATCCATGTTAGAAGATGAATTACTACAGCAGCGATACTTAACTCATTTAGATAGTTTGATTGAATTATCACAGAAAGAGGTTGAACGTAATAAGGGTAATGAGCAATTTCTGACTTTGTCAAAAATGTATTTAGATTTATTTGAATCTAATAAAAAGGATTTTCTTAAATACAAGAATCGGATTTTAAAAGGGTTCATTTATTATCAGAAGTTAGGTTTTATTGAAATTATAACCACTAGTGCTACACATGCGTTTCTTCCTTTGTACAAAAAATATAAAAAAAATATAAGTGCACAAATTCAAGTGGCGCTGGATCATCATTCTTTACTATTTGGAAAACCTCCTAAAGGTTTCTGGTTGCCAGAGTGTGGTTATTTTCAAGGAGTCGAAAGTTATTTACGAGACTCAGGAATAGATTATACTTTTGCTGCTGCTCATGGGTTAATATTTGCTGATAATTCTCCTATTGACGGTGTTTATGCTCCAATAAAAACGCCTGATGGTGTATCATTCTTTGCTAGGGATTTACAGAGTACCACTGCTGTCTGGTCATCAGAAGAGGGGTATCCAGGAGATCCTTCTTATAGAGAATTCTATAGAGATATCGGATGGGATTTGCCTTTAGATTATATTGAACCGTATATAGAACAAGGGAAAATACGTGTAAATACTGGTTTAAAGTATTATGCTATAACCGGTAAAACGGACAATAAACAACCTTATAGACCAATTGATGCATATGAGAAGGTAAGGGAACATGCAGATAATTTTCTATATAATAGAAGTAAGCAAGTTGCAAAACTAGAACCTTTAATGGATAAAGCTCCTAATATTGTATGTCCCTTTGATGCAGAACTCTTTGGGCATTGGTGGTTTGAAGGTCCTTTATGGTTAGAGGAAGTCTTTAGAGGTATTGCCTCTGGGGCGTATAATCTTGAATTGACTACACCTAGTGAATATTTAGAAAACCATCCAAGTCCTCAAGTGGCTACTCCTTCTTTTTCTAGTTGGGGTAATAAGGGGTATGCTGAGGTATGGTTAGATGGTTCAAATGATTGGATTTATCCCCATACTCATAAAATAATACAAAGAATGCAAGAATTGGCAGGTCGTTTTCCTGATGTAACAGGTAGAAAAGAAAGAGTATTGAATCAAGCAGCTCGTGAGGTTCTACTTTCTCAAGCATCAGATTGGCCATTTATAATCAAGACTGGTACGACCGTTCCTTATGCTACAAAAAGGGTTAAAGAACATATCTTCAATTTTAATCAGATTTATGACACTATGTGCAGAAATGCTGTTAGTACTGAGTGGCTGACAAAACTAGAAAAGAAGAATAATCTTTTTCCCAAAATTGACTATAGAATATTTTTAGATCAAGAAAGTTAG